TGAGGCTCATGGTCTTACTATCGATTTCAAGTATTCAGGCTTGTAGCCTTAATAACGATTCTAAAAATTCAGGCTCATAGCCTTATTGGCGATCCTGAACTTTTAGCCTTACTTTATGTTTAGGCCCATTAGCCTTCATTTTGCTTAAAAATTTATATGCAAAATAAAAAGTTGCACAATCATACATAACAAAAATATATgttataaattcaataatatttatcaaCAAATAATATGTTGCATGAGGCATTTAActttatatttcaaataaatataaatattaaatttaactaataaTATTGGCTCATATAATTCAAAATCAGACCGAGAAGTAGCATTTTACCGGTGTAAacttgattaaaaattaaagcacgGAGCCATGTGTATGAAAGCCATCTGGAAGACTAAAGGCAATATTGAAAGACATGAGTTCACAgtaaaaatatactaaataaATTCAAGTTGTTTATCATAGGAAGTTGAATTAATTAGTTCAATCTCATTAAAATTAAGTAtgcatgtatttttaaattaatatttaaagccggtgtcaatttaaatttttaaggtAATGAATTGATATTAGTATTACAATCTAATATGATTATTATCAAAGTGAGATTTTCAATTTACACTTTAGATTCTAGAAGGAAAGTCGAAGagcaatattatttttattacaataattttattatagtaGAATTTTCATAATGCAAATACTCATGTAGCGCAAATAAATAATAGGATTGTGCTACTTTAACCGGATCAGTGGCTTCCTTATGAATTCAATATGATATTGCTTGATTAAGCAAACCTTGTCCAAATGACtgctaaattaaaaaattaaactctaaaatttttatatatttgttttttttataagaacAAGTATTCTCGTTGTGGGTAGACcataatttttaaagaatttgaaataattataatttaaaataaatttaacaaagTGAATGTGACAATTAGTCACTTAATTACTTTGTGGCAAAGTTgtaaaagtttaatattttaatatcaatGCACAGGTATGAATGATAGcattatttttgtaaataagaGTTTCAGAGCAGTTGTTAGAACCTGTTTTAACTCTTTAAGGTTTTCGTTTTTTCAATGGTTGATATGTGGTGTTGGCTCCATCCTGCCCACCGAACCACCACTGACGGGTGATTTTTCCGTGTaattgcaaaataagatcatgcAGGAGAAACATTGTAGCCCAGGTATTATCTTCTCCTTCGggtaaaacattttacaaactAGTTCCAGCGCATAGCCGACCTCGCCTGTTAGAGTTCCATCAGACCAATGACTTCCTCATCAACGCGTCTTTGGCCATAACAGTAATCATTGGAGCCATCGATTGGAGTTTATTTGTTCTACAACGACTTTTACACCTATATAACAGGCAGAACGACTAATCTGTCCCATGGTGATTGTGTGAAGCTTGAGCTCTTTCCAGTCTTGCTACTTCAACCAGCTGACCAATCCATTTTCCCAACTCGCTCGATCCGGCCAACTtgttaatttgaattttgaggACAGTCTGGCCATCCGACCAGTCCGATTAGCTCTACTGCTCCATTTTCCAACTCGCTTAGTCCGCCTGACTTGCTAATTCAAATCTTGAGGACAGACCATCCGACCAGTCCGATCAGCTTTACTGCTCATTTCGAATCTTGAGGACAGTTCGACCATCCGACCAGTCCGATCAGCTCTACTGGTCCTTTCAAATGTTAAGGATAGTACGAACAGTCCCATCAGCTCTACTGCTCCATTTTCCAACTAGCTTAGTCCGGCCGACTTGCTAATTCGAATCTTGAGGACAGTCCGACCATTCAATCATCCGATCAGATCAGCTCCACTGCTTCCTTTTCCCACTCGCTTAGCCCAGCCGACTTGCTAACTCAATGCTTGAAGACTTGGTCTCTTGATAACCTGTTCAATCCTTTCTTGGGATTTGCCTACTGATCACCGACCTGCTGACTTGGTAATTCGAATCTTGAGGACAGTCCGACCATTCGATCAGTCCGATCAGCTTTACTGCTCCATGGAACCCTGCCGACTAAATGTCCTGCCAGCATGCTTAATTTGCCTGATATCCAAGGTGATGACCACTAGATTTCTTCACCCGATCTAAGACCCCACGAATACAGTCCATAGTCTGAAAACTTCTAAGTCTCACTCAAAAGAGAGGCCCAGCCCGCTCAGCTGAAGAACCGGAATTCACCGAGACTCCTCTATCCGGTCGGCCCAGCCAGTAATCAGGTCTCCACTAGGCTCAGCCTTAACCCCATCTTCCAACCCAGTCCACCACGGGAATTTCGTTATACTTCACTAGCAtacaaaagaaaatgaataaaaagagAGACACTCTCATCACTGACTAAATTTTTTGCTAAATTTTACAGAGCCCTTGAagaaccctattttctggatctcagatcatcagatcATCACAATGGTATGGTTTTATGGGTTCGTGCTCAGGTTTTTATGGGTTCGTGCTCAGGTGATGGCCATTAACGGTCGCTTCTTCACTTTATCCGACTTGTTGTGGCCCAGATAATTGCTCAAGGTCATCCTTCATCGAGATCAGACCTCCTGCCTCATGCTTGGGATCTGCTTTCTTGGCATTTTTACGTTCATCAAGGCCTTTCAAATTCGCTGGAGCCACCCTCCTCCTTCAAGGAACATATATATGCTCGTTTTTTTcgcatttccttttcattcattttcatcatttttttttaacgatcaatattttgattattttaaacttttgaAAACCTCAAAATCGTCAGACagattttaatcaaattaattttcaaatttaaataattaaattttcaatattcaACATCATATATCgctttaaaaacttaaaatatatcGCTTTAAAAGCTTAAAAGGATACTGAAAATtatcttttgtgattttaaaaaaatagaaattagatGAAGAAGTAAAATTCAGTAACAATAAGAACAAATAACCTCAAGATTTGTCAAAGAACTTTTGAGCAGCATAAGTTTTTCTCTCTGGCTGGGTGCTTGTAAACTTCCAGCTTCTTTTTCAAACTTTCAGATGTTCGTGTAGATCTCAATAGGTGAGTTTGAAAACTTTAGATGTAATAAAACCTTTTTAGATCTCACCCACTTGATCTCAATGTTTGATATTGAGAAGAGAATCtacaaaacaaagaaaaatgaTCTAAGGGTCTATCAGGATATTCTCGAAGatgtaaagaaattaaatagagaagaggaagaaagagTTAGGCCATCTCCAACCCTATGCACCATTGTTTGCACCATTTTGGTGCTTTGCATCAAAATGGTGCAATATTATCTTCAATCTTCTGCACCATTTTTAACACCAAAAAgaatattctatttatattcttctctctctttaatattatattatttattttactttaattttatttatatatttcactcaaaaaattcatataattttatatattcaatctaaatatttatatattttatattttcatccaatattcaaatatttaattattttataaataaacaaataaaaatatattaattataaaattatattaattaaataataattataaaaaaacattacttaaatattaattataaacatacattaattaaacattaattagcaaactaaaaataaaataaactcatacatattaaattatcaataaaaaattacaagctAATTTATATGATCATTTGAATTTGTATATTGCTCTCACAAATGCTCTATTAATGCATTACGAAGTGCAAAATGAGCATCTTTATCCTTAATTTTTTTGTGTCGAGCTAAAAATTGTTGAAATCGAGTAGTTTCATCGACAGCCATTTCAACAGTTGGAGCTGAAAATTCTCTACCGTCTTCAATAGGTGCACTAAAATCACGTTCATCCTCGATTATCATATTATGCATGATAATACATGTAGTTAAAATATCATGCAAgactttttttttccaaaaacgtGATGGCCCTGCAACGATTGCAAAACGTGACTGTAACACTCCGAAAGCACGTTCAACATCTTTTCGACATGATTCTTGTTTCATTGCAAAATACTTCTTCTTCCTTGTTTGTGGTTCACGAATAGTTTGCACAATAGTTGACCATTTCGGATATATACCATCAGCTAAATAATAACCCGTATTATATACGTTTCCTTGAATAATATAATGAGCGGGAGGAGCAATGCCTTTAGCAAGGTCGGAAAATAAATGCGATGACTCCAAAACATTAATATCGTTATTAGAGCCAGGCATTCCAAAATATGCATGCCATATCCAAAGGTCATAATCAGCTACAACTTCTAAAATAATTGTTGGCGATCCACTACGACTTGTATATTGGCCAGCCCATGCAGTAGGGCAATTTTTCCATTTCCAATGCATGCAATCGAGACTACCTAACATTCCAGGAAAGCCACGTTGCTCACCAATATAAAGAAGCCTTGCAACATCCTCGGCAGTTGGTGATCTCAGATACTGCtcaccaaaaacctcaacaATGGCTTGACAAAATCTCTTTAGACTTTCAATTGCAGTGGACTCCCCAATTTTCACATATTCGTCTGTAGCATTCGCCGGCAAACCATACGCTAACATTCGAAACACAGCTGTGATTTTTTGAAGAGTAGATAATCCAATTTTACCTACTGCATCTCTTTGTTGTTCAAAGTATGTATCATGCGCTTTTATTGCATCGACAATACGAAGAAATAAATTTCGAGACATTCTATATCGTCGACGAAACATTACATCATTGAAACGTGGATTATCTGAAAAATAATCCAGAAATAAATTACGATCAGCCGCTTCACGATCTCGATTGATTACTACATGACTTACAACAGAGCCACCTCTAGAAACTCGATGTTGATCTTGTATTTGCTGCAAAACTATCTTATTTCTAAGAAATTGTTGATGAACTGCTTGTGTTTCCACTACAAACTCATTATCATCTGAAATATAATCATCAATATCTGAAGAAGACGATGAATTTTCAGCATCATTATGTGATGTATCTCCAACATAGAAATCCATTTTAAGTAATGATCTATAGAATTTTCTTGACTCGAATTTAAGATGAACTGAAAAatatgagttatgtttatatcttTAAAGAATACATGATTTAATAGGAGAAATGTGGAGGTAGGGATGCATACTATCTGAAGGTCGAGATCGAAATGAAATCCATCAAACGGTTGATTTTTAGATAAGATCTATCAGAATACT
This genomic interval from Manihot esculenta cultivar AM560-2 chromosome 12, M.esculenta_v8, whole genome shotgun sequence contains the following:
- the LOC110627523 gene encoding putative nuclease HARBI1; its protein translation is MDFYVGDTSHNDAENSSSSSDIDDYISDDNEFVVETQAVHQQFLRNKIVLQQIQDQHRVSRGGSVVSHVVINRDREAADRNLFLDYFSDNPRFNDVMFRRRYRMSRNLFLRIVDAIKAHDTYFEQQRDAVGKIGLSTLQKITAVFRMLAYGLPANATDEYVKIGESTAIESLKRFCQAIVEVFGEQYLRSPTAEDVARLLYIGEQRGFPGMLGSLDCMHWKWKNCPTAWAGQYTSRSGSPTIILEVVADYDLWIWHAYFGMPGSNNDINVLESSHLFSDLAKGIAPPAHYIIQGNVYNTGYYLADGIYPKWSTIVQTIREPQTRKKKYFAMKQESCRKDVERAFGVLQSRFAIVAGPSRFWKKKVLHDILTTCIIMHNMIIEDERDFSAPIEDGREFSAPTVEMAVDETTRFQQFLARHKKIKDKDAHFALRNALIEHL